The Hippoglossus stenolepis isolate QCI-W04-F060 chromosome 11, HSTE1.2, whole genome shotgun sequence genome includes a window with the following:
- the LOC118118135 gene encoding E3 ubiquitin-protein ligase MARCHF2, translating into MSSSGCCHLPGSLCDYSGNAESDASKDSEESDSTAQAQYIAKVTAKDGRPLSTVVKAVSLQSDVGMCRICHEGAGGETLLSPCDCTGTLGKVHKSCLEKWLSSSNTSYCELCHTEFTIERRPQPLTQWLKDPGPRSEKRTLLCDMACFLLITPLAAISGWLCLRGAQDHLQLKSRLEAVGLIALTIALFTIYILWTLVSFRYHCQLYSEWRRTNQKVRLLMPDMKGAHTTQRSVPTKSTKKMTDETIV; encoded by the exons ATGTCCTCGTCGGGGTGCTGCCACCTACCTGGCTCCCTTTGTGATTACTCTGGGAACGCTGAATCAGACGCCTCCAAGGATTCGGAGGAGTCTGATTCTACTGCCCAGGCCCAGTACATTGCCAAGGTTACGGCTAAAGATGGCCGCCCACTCTCCACTGTTGTCAAAGCGGTGAGCTTGCAGAG TGATGTGGGTATGTGTCGGATCTGTCAcgagggagctggaggagagactCTGCTCTCGCCCTGCGACTGCACTGGCACGCTGGGTAAAGTGCACAAGAGCTGCTTGGAGAAGTGGCTGTCCTCCTCCAACACCAGCTACTGTGAGCTCTGTCACACAGAGTTCACTATCGAACGGCGACCGCAACCACTCACACAG TGGCTGAAGGACCCCGGCCCTCGCAGTGAGAAGCGCACGCTGCTCTGCGACATGGCCTGCTTCCTTCTCATCACGCCCCTGGCAGCCATCTCCGGCTGGCTGTGTCTGAGGGGAGCCCAGGACCACCTGCAGCTGAAGAGCAGACTCGAGGCTGTCGGCCTCATCGCTCTCACCATTGCTCTCTTCACCATCTACATCCTCTGGACACTG GTGTCCTTTCGCTATCACTGTCAGTTGTACTCGGAGTGGAGGAGGACCAATCAGAAAGTGCGTCTGCTCATGCCTGACATGAAGGGGGCACACACCACCCAGCGTTCGGTGCCGACCAAGTCGACCAAGAAAATGACTGATGAGACCATCGTATGA
- the LOC118118289 gene encoding ras-related protein Rab-11B, with translation MGNRDDEYDFLFKVVLIGDSGVGKSNLLSRFTRNEFNLESKSTIGVEFATRSIQVDGKTIKAQIWDTAGQERYRAITSAYYRGAVGALLVYDIAKHLTYENVERWLKELRDHADNNIVIMLVGNKSDLRHLRAVPTDEARAFAEKNNLSFIETSALDSTNVEEAFKNILTEIYRIVSQKQIAERSAHDESPGNNVVDISVPPTTDGQRGSKLQCCQNL, from the exons ATGGGGAACCGAGACGATGAGTACGATTTCTTGTtcaaag TCGTGTTAATCGGCGACTCAGGCGTAGGGAAGAGCAACCTGCTCTCCCGATTCACACGGAACGAGTTCAACCTCGAGAGCAAGAGCACCATCGGGGTGGAGTTCGCCACACGCAGCATTCAGGTGGACGGCAAGACGATAAAGGCTCAGATCTGGGATACGGCGGGACAGGAGCGCTACAGAGCCATCACCTCTGC ATACTACAGAGGGGCGGTGGGAGCACTCTTAGTCTATGACATAGCCAAACACCTGACCTATGAGAATGTGGAGcgctggctgaaggagctgaggGACCACGCCGACAACAATATCGTCATCATGCTGGTCGGCAACAAGAGCGACCTGCGCCACCTCAGGGCCGTGCCCACAGATGAAGCCCGGGCCTTTGCAG AGAAGAACAATCTGTCATTCATAGAAACTTCAGCGTTGGACTCAACAAATGTTGAAGAAGCCTTCAAGAACATCCTAACAG AAATCTACCGCATCGTCTCGCAGAAACAGATTGCAGAGCGGTCTGCCCACGACGAGTCCCCGGGAAACAACGTGGTGGACATCAGCGTGCCACCAACCACGGACGGCCAGAGGGGGAGCAAACTGCAGTGCTGTCAGAACCTGTAA
- the LOC118117623 gene encoding solute carrier family 25 member 36-A: MSQRDTLVHLFAGGCGGTVGAILTCPLEVVKTRLQSSSVTLYISEVQLNTVNGASVARVTPPGPLHCLKLIIEKEGPRSLFRGLGPNLVGVAPSRAIYFAAYSTAKEKLNGVLEPDSTQVHMVSAGLAGFTAITATNPIWLIKTRLQLDARNRGERQMNAFDCVRRVYQMDGLRGFYRGMSASYAGISETVIHFVIYESIKRKLLEYKAQTSMDEEEESVKDASDFVGMMLAAATSKTCATSIAYPHEVIRTRLREEGSKYRSFFQTLLTVPKEEGYRALYRGLTTHLVRQIPNTAIMMCTYEVVLYLLGR; this comes from the exons ATGAGCCAACGGGACACACTGGTTCATTTGTTCGCCGGAGG ATGTGGAGGTACTGTGGGTGCTATTTTGACTTGTCCCCTGGAAGTGGTGAAAACCAGACTACAGTCCTCCTCCGTCACCCTCTACATCTCTGAAGTGCAGCTCAACACCGTCAATGGAGCCAGTGTGGCCCGTGTCACTCCGCCAGGGCCTCTGCACTGTCTCAA gttAATTATAGAAAAAGAAGGGCCCCGTTCACTCTTCAGAGGACTGGGACCCAACCTTGTAGGTGTGGCACCTTCCAG GGCGATCTACTTTGCGGCCTATTCAACAGCCAAGGAGAAGCTGAATGGGGTGCTGGAGCCAGACTCTACCCAGGTGCACATGGTGTCTGCTGGGTTGGCAG GGTTCACCGCCATCACAGCCACCAACCCCATCTGGCTGATAAAGACGCGTCTTCAGCTGGATGCCAG AAACCGGGGTGAGCGGCAAATGAATGCGTTTGATTGCGTGCGGCGGGTGTACCAGATGGATGGGCTGCGAGGCTTTTACCGGGGCATGTCAGCCTCATACGCTGGCATCTCAGAGACTGTTATCCATTTTGTCATCTATGAGAGCATCAAACGTAAACTGCTGGAGTACAAGGCCCAAACCAGCATGGACGAAGAGGAAGAGTCGGTCAAAGATGCCTCAGACTTTGTGGGCATGATGCTCGCTGCAGCCACCTCCAAGACCTGTGCCACCTCCATAGCCTACCCTCATG AAGTGATACGAACACGGCTACGAGAAGAGGGCAGCAAGTATCGCTCCTTCTTCCAAACTCTGCTCACGGTACCAAAGGAGGAGGGATACCGGGCGCTGTACCGCGGCCTGACCACCCACCTCGTCAGACAAATCCCCAACACTGCCATCATGATGTGCACCTATGAGGTGGTACTGTACCTGTTGGGCCGTTAG